A single Sphingopyxis chilensis DNA region contains:
- a CDS encoding NAD(P)H-dependent glycerol-3-phosphate dehydrogenase, translated as MTSYKQFGVVGGGAWGTALAQLLAADGAPVRLWAREPDVVAAINAEHRNPAFLPGAILSPSLTATGSLAEMVALDALLVVVPVPFLRAVLGELPAGDAPLIFCSKGMEADSFAFPIDMARDLAPRRPHAVLSGPTFAHEVAAGLPTAITLAAADADVAGDLARALARPHFRPYVSTDVIGAEVGGAVKNILAIACGIVDGAGLGLNARAALISRGFAEMTRFGLARGAQAETLAGLAGLGDLVLTCTSSNSRNFALGQGLGRGEAAETLMADRRTVAEGAFSAPVVAAAARVDGIDMPITDTVARLVAGEVRVADAIQALLSRPLRSEGR; from the coding sequence ATGACGTCATACAAGCAATTCGGCGTTGTCGGCGGCGGCGCCTGGGGCACCGCGCTGGCGCAGCTTCTGGCCGCCGACGGCGCGCCGGTGCGCCTCTGGGCGCGCGAACCCGACGTCGTCGCCGCGATCAACGCCGAGCATCGCAATCCCGCCTTCCTCCCCGGCGCGATCCTCTCGCCCTCGCTGACCGCGACCGGTTCGCTGGCCGAAATGGTCGCTCTCGACGCGCTGCTCGTCGTCGTCCCCGTCCCCTTCCTGCGCGCGGTGCTTGGCGAGCTGCCTGCGGGCGACGCCCCGCTGATTTTCTGCAGCAAGGGCATGGAGGCGGACAGCTTCGCCTTCCCGATCGACATGGCACGCGATCTGGCGCCGCGGCGCCCGCACGCGGTGCTCTCGGGTCCCACCTTCGCGCACGAGGTCGCCGCCGGGCTACCGACCGCGATCACCCTCGCCGCCGCCGATGCGGACGTCGCCGGTGACCTCGCGCGCGCGCTCGCCCGCCCGCATTTCCGGCCCTATGTCTCGACCGATGTGATCGGCGCGGAGGTTGGCGGCGCGGTCAAGAATATCCTCGCGATCGCGTGCGGAATCGTCGACGGCGCCGGGCTCGGGCTCAACGCGCGCGCGGCGCTGATCAGCCGCGGTTTCGCCGAAATGACGCGATTCGGCCTCGCCCGCGGCGCCCAAGCCGAAACGCTCGCCGGGCTCGCCGGGCTCGGCGACCTCGTGCTCACCTGCACCTCGTCCAATTCGCGCAATTTCGCGCTCGGCCAGGGGCTCGGCCGCGGCGAAGCGGCGGAGACTCTGATGGCCGATCGCCGCACCGTCGCCGAAGGCGCCTTCAGCGCGCCGGTCGTCGCCGCCGCCGCACGCGTCGACGGGATCGACATGCCGATCACCGATACGGTCGCGCGCCTCGTCGCCGGCGAAGTGCGCGTCGCCGACGCCATTCAGGCCCTGCTCAGCCGTCCGCTGCGATCCGAAGGACGATGA
- a CDS encoding acyl-CoA dehydrogenase: MALADPQRIEALDPLDPLQLDAELSEEERMVRDTARSYATDALLPRVTSAFLDERFDREIMSEMGALGLLGATIDPEYGGAGLNYVSYGLIAREVERIDSGYRSACSVQSSLVIHPINAYGSEEQKRKFLPGLTSGELVGCFGLTEPDAGSDPGGMRTRAEKIEGGYRLKGAKMWITNSPIADVFVVWAKSDAHDGAIRGFVLEKGMKGLSAPKIEGKVSLRASVTGEIVMDGVEVGEDALLPHVSGLKGPFGCLNRARYGIGWGAMGAAEFCYEAARNYTGERKQFGRPLAANQIVQLKLANMLTEIALGTQAALRVGRLIDEGRLIPDAISLLKRNNCGKALDIARVARDMHGGNGISADYHVIRHAVNLETVNTYEGTHDVHALILGRAITGISAFA, translated from the coding sequence ATGGCCCTTGCCGATCCGCAGCGCATCGAAGCGCTCGACCCGCTCGATCCCCTCCAGCTCGACGCCGAACTGAGCGAAGAGGAGCGGATGGTGCGCGACACGGCGCGCTCCTATGCGACCGATGCGTTGTTGCCGCGTGTGACCTCGGCGTTTCTCGACGAGCGTTTCGACCGCGAGATCATGTCGGAAATGGGCGCGCTCGGCCTGCTCGGCGCGACGATCGATCCCGAATATGGCGGCGCTGGCCTAAATTATGTCAGCTACGGGCTGATCGCGCGTGAGGTCGAGCGCATCGATTCGGGATACCGGTCGGCCTGTTCGGTGCAGAGCAGCCTCGTGATCCACCCGATCAACGCTTATGGCAGCGAGGAGCAGAAGCGCAAATTTCTGCCCGGGCTGACGTCGGGCGAACTCGTCGGCTGTTTCGGCCTGACCGAGCCCGACGCGGGCAGCGACCCGGGCGGGATGCGCACGCGCGCCGAAAAGATCGAAGGCGGCTATCGCCTCAAGGGTGCGAAGATGTGGATCACCAATTCGCCGATCGCCGACGTGTTCGTCGTGTGGGCGAAATCGGACGCGCATGACGGCGCGATCCGCGGATTCGTGCTCGAAAAGGGGATGAAGGGGCTGTCGGCGCCGAAGATCGAGGGCAAGGTGAGCCTGCGCGCCTCGGTCACCGGCGAAATTGTGATGGACGGCGTCGAGGTTGGCGAGGACGCGCTGTTGCCGCATGTGTCGGGGCTGAAAGGGCCGTTCGGCTGCCTCAACCGCGCGCGTTACGGCATCGGTTGGGGCGCGATGGGCGCGGCCGAATTCTGTTATGAGGCGGCGCGCAATTACACCGGCGAGCGCAAGCAATTCGGGCGTCCGCTCGCGGCAAACCAGATCGTGCAATTGAAGCTCGCCAACATGCTCACCGAAATCGCGCTGGGCACGCAGGCGGCGCTGCGCGTCGGCCGGTTGATCGATGAAGGCCGGCTCATTCCCGACGCGATCAGCCTGCTCAAGCGCAACAATTGCGGCAAGGCGCTCGATATCGCCCGCGTCGCGCGCGATATGCACGGCGGCAACGGGATTTCGGCCGACTATCATGTGATCCGCCATGCGGTGAACCTCGAAACGGTGAACACCTATGAGGGCACGCACGACGTCCATGCGCTGATCCTCGGCCGCGCAATTACAGGCATCAGCGCCTTTGCCTAG
- a CDS encoding CaiB/BaiF CoA transferase family protein produces the protein MPRPLEGIRVVELARVLAGPWCGQLLADLGAEVFKVERPGAGDDTREWGPPFVTGPQGDNLGAAYYHSCNRGKRSIAIDIASPDGQAKVRALLADADVVIENYKVGGLAKYGLDPARLRADFPRLVVCSITGFGQTGPYAHRAGYDYIVQAMSGFMSLTGEPDGAPQKAGIAYADIFTGMYSAVAILAALRRRDVTGDDKGGGAHIDMALLDSQVAVLANQAANYLASGVAPKRMGNAHVNVVPYQVFATADGQLVIAVGNDRQYRKLCGILGVPEWADDPRFVNNAARLANRAELIPLLAAKIAAWDAQPLALALEAEGVPAGPINDLAQVFADPQVIARGMRFRPEGASIDGVASPIVIDGERMVARTGAPPLGA, from the coding sequence TTGCCTAGGCCCTTGGAAGGCATCCGCGTCGTCGAACTGGCGCGGGTGCTCGCGGGGCCGTGGTGCGGGCAATTGCTCGCCGATCTGGGCGCCGAGGTGTTCAAGGTCGAGCGACCGGGTGCGGGCGACGATACGCGCGAATGGGGGCCGCCCTTCGTGACGGGCCCTCAAGGCGACAATCTGGGCGCGGCTTATTATCATAGCTGCAATCGCGGCAAGCGCAGCATCGCGATCGACATCGCCAGCCCGGATGGGCAGGCGAAGGTGCGCGCGCTGCTCGCCGACGCCGATGTCGTGATCGAAAATTACAAGGTCGGGGGTCTCGCCAAATATGGGCTCGACCCGGCGCGGCTGCGCGCCGATTTTCCGCGGCTGGTCGTCTGTTCGATCACCGGCTTCGGTCAGACCGGGCCCTATGCGCATCGCGCCGGCTATGACTATATCGTGCAGGCGATGAGCGGCTTCATGTCGCTGACCGGCGAGCCCGACGGGGCCCCGCAAAAGGCGGGAATCGCCTATGCAGATATCTTTACCGGCATGTATTCGGCGGTCGCGATCCTCGCCGCGCTGCGACGTCGTGACGTCACGGGCGACGACAAGGGTGGCGGCGCGCATATCGACATGGCCTTGCTCGATTCGCAGGTTGCGGTGCTCGCCAACCAGGCGGCCAATTATCTGGCGAGCGGCGTCGCGCCGAAGCGGATGGGCAACGCGCATGTCAATGTCGTCCCCTATCAGGTGTTTGCGACCGCCGACGGCCAGCTGGTGATCGCGGTCGGCAATGACCGCCAATACCGCAAGCTCTGCGGCATATTGGGGGTGCCCGAATGGGCGGACGATCCGCGTTTCGTCAACAATGCCGCGCGGCTCGCGAACCGCGCCGAGCTGATCCCGTTGCTCGCGGCGAAGATCGCCGCATGGGACGCGCAGCCGCTGGCGCTGGCGCTCGAGGCCGAGGGCGTGCCCGCGGGGCCGATCAACGACCTCGCGCAGGTATTCGCCGACCCGCAGGTGATTGCGCGCGGGATGCGCTTTCGCCCCGAAGGCGCGTCGATCGACGGCGTCGCGAGCCCGATCGTCATCGACGGGGAGCGCATGGTTGCGCGCACGGGGGCGCCGCCGCTGGGCGCATAG
- the tsaD gene encoding tRNA (adenosine(37)-N6)-threonylcarbamoyltransferase complex transferase subunit TsaD: MTLILGLESSCDETAAALVDSERRILAHRVAGQEAEHSPYGGVVPEIAARAHVDRLAPIVEGVLADAGVSLADVDAIAATAGPGLIGGVMVGLVTGKALAHAANKPLIAVNHLEGHALSPRLTDATLAFPYLLLLVSGGHCQLLLVKGVGDYRRLATTIDDAAGEAFDKTAKLLGLGYPGGPAVERVAQDGDGQAVPLPRPLVGSAEPHFSFAGLKSAVARAAASGEHSIPDLAASFQHAVVDCLIDRSRIALAACPDATAFVVAGGVAANGAIRAALTELAARFDKAFVAPPLWLCTDNGAMIAWAGAERFAAGLTDPLDTPARPRWPLDPAAEAVRGAGVKA, encoded by the coding sequence ATGACCCTGATCCTCGGCCTTGAATCGAGCTGCGACGAAACCGCGGCGGCGCTCGTCGACAGCGAGCGGCGCATTTTGGCGCATCGCGTCGCGGGGCAGGAGGCCGAGCACAGCCCCTATGGCGGCGTCGTCCCTGAAATCGCCGCGCGCGCGCATGTCGACCGGCTTGCGCCGATCGTCGAGGGCGTGCTCGCCGACGCCGGCGTATCGCTCGCCGATGTCGACGCGATCGCTGCGACCGCGGGCCCCGGCCTCATCGGCGGGGTCATGGTCGGGCTCGTCACCGGCAAGGCGCTCGCGCACGCGGCGAACAAGCCGCTGATCGCGGTCAACCATCTCGAGGGTCATGCGCTCAGCCCGCGCCTCACCGATGCGACCCTGGCCTTTCCCTATCTGTTGCTGCTCGTCTCGGGCGGCCATTGCCAGCTGCTGCTGGTCAAGGGCGTCGGCGACTATCGCCGCCTCGCCACCACGATCGACGATGCCGCGGGCGAAGCGTTCGACAAGACCGCGAAGCTGCTCGGCCTCGGCTATCCCGGCGGCCCCGCGGTCGAGCGCGTCGCGCAGGATGGCGACGGCCAAGCCGTTCCGCTCCCCCGCCCGCTCGTCGGCAGCGCCGAGCCGCATTTCTCGTTCGCCGGCCTGAAAAGCGCAGTCGCGCGCGCCGCCGCAAGTGGAGAGCACAGCATTCCCGACCTCGCGGCATCCTTTCAGCACGCGGTCGTCGACTGCCTCATCGACCGCAGCCGCATCGCGCTCGCCGCGTGTCCCGATGCGACCGCCTTCGTCGTCGCGGGCGGCGTCGCGGCCAATGGCGCGATCCGCGCCGCGCTCACCGAGCTCGCCGCGCGCTTCGACAAGGCCTTTGTCGCGCCGCCGCTCTGGCTCTGCACCGACAATGGCGCGATGATCGCATGGGCGGGCGCCGAACGCTTTGCCGCGGGGCTGACCGACCCGCTTGACACGCCCGCCCGCCCGCGCTGGCCGCTCGATCCGGCAGCCGAGGCGGTGCGCGGAGCCGGAGTGAAAGCATGA
- the hemC gene encoding hydroxymethylbilane synthase: protein MIELPTPENPFRIGTRASPLAMAQAHMAMAALIATHGIDVAALEIVPMTATGDRIQDRALAEVGGKALWTRELDAALDAGRIDIAVHSLKDVETLRDARFFLGAMLDRADPRDRLVVREGIEAATIADLPRRARMGTSSPRRAAQVKRIRPDLETVLLRGNVATRLAKIAGGDADATLLAAAGLERLGMHDVGTVQDAALLLPAASQGAIGIECRADDARAIALIGAVDHAPTHCAVAAERAFLAALGGDCRSPVAAHARWQEDGALRLDAEIFSEDGAEHAAGHVIVTQPEAPAALARRLLADAPDGVRALFAP from the coding sequence ATGATTGAACTCCCGACCCCCGAAAACCCGTTTCGCATCGGCACGCGTGCCTCGCCGCTGGCGATGGCCCAAGCGCATATGGCGATGGCGGCGCTGATTGCTACCCACGGCATCGATGTGGCGGCGCTCGAAATTGTGCCGATGACCGCGACCGGCGACCGGATCCAGGACCGCGCGCTCGCCGAGGTCGGGGGCAAGGCGCTGTGGACGCGCGAGCTCGACGCCGCGCTCGACGCGGGGAGGATCGATATCGCGGTTCATTCGCTGAAGGACGTCGAAACGCTGCGCGATGCGCGCTTTTTCCTGGGAGCGATGCTCGACCGCGCCGATCCGCGCGACCGGCTGGTGGTACGCGAGGGGATCGAGGCTGCGACGATCGCCGACCTGCCCCGGCGCGCGCGGATGGGTACGAGCAGCCCGCGCCGCGCGGCGCAGGTGAAGCGGATCCGCCCCGACCTCGAAACCGTGCTGCTGCGCGGCAATGTCGCGACGCGGCTCGCGAAGATCGCGGGGGGCGACGCCGATGCGACGCTGCTCGCCGCCGCAGGGCTCGAACGGCTCGGGATGCACGATGTCGGGACGGTGCAGGACGCGGCGTTGCTGCTTCCGGCGGCATCGCAGGGCGCGATCGGGATCGAATGCCGCGCCGACGATGCCAGGGCGATCGCGCTGATCGGCGCGGTCGATCATGCGCCGACGCACTGCGCGGTGGCCGCCGAGCGCGCCTTCCTCGCCGCACTGGGCGGCGATTGCCGCTCGCCGGTGGCGGCGCATGCCCGCTGGCAGGAGGATGGCGCGCTGCGCCTCGACGCCGAGATTTTTTCGGAGGACGGGGCGGAGCATGCCGCCGGGCATGTGATCGTGACGCAGCCCGAAGCGCCCGCCGCGCTGGCGCGCCGGCTGCTCGCCGACGCACCGGACGGCGTCCGGGCATTGTTCGCACCATGA
- a CDS encoding lipopolysaccharide biosynthesis protein, with the protein MSQTDSAAAPPLPGPSPDAPSHDADTAALAKGGRTNFFGFILRLVARLPFLYVAGRWYGPEAVGRFAFAVLVIELVAQLATLGLKRGLAEQLSAPEADQRIVVWDGMFVAFVVSAAGSALLFFLPQLMYPAGGVDSADRWMALLVFAIAGTDIALAACAYKFDVGATVRARAIVEPWVISVAAAGFWFVSARDGLMLSYAAAMVGAFLTALVPMIRHYGGPGVWRPHPAHLILLARRNAPLAAADAIEWGTRRLDLFILGQFTSPTIYGIYYMAQQVASLPQKLKTSFEPILGPVITRNLAEKRLGAVAAQVSQVGFWIIAAQAGVALALGIPGEAVMGLVGPEFVSGTAALAFLLAAEVVAATAVVSEAALVYVARHRNLLISMATLALQAVLSVALILIAQSMGLPTIYYAAAVALALLLALGFASLVKARLLAHILGAPVNSLRWALVWATAGAAVLGWGATQLPEWAELLIGVPFILGIYGWLIWTRGFGPADRELFRRHPDPAAAN; encoded by the coding sequence TTGAGCCAAACCGACAGCGCGGCTGCGCCCCCATTACCCGGCCCATCGCCCGACGCACCCTCGCACGATGCCGACACGGCGGCGCTTGCCAAGGGCGGTCGTACCAATTTCTTCGGATTCATCCTCCGCCTCGTCGCGCGCCTGCCCTTCCTCTATGTGGCGGGCCGCTGGTACGGGCCCGAGGCGGTCGGCCGCTTCGCCTTTGCCGTGCTCGTCATCGAACTCGTCGCGCAGCTTGCGACCTTGGGCCTCAAGCGCGGCCTCGCCGAGCAATTGAGCGCGCCCGAAGCCGACCAGCGCATCGTCGTATGGGACGGCATGTTCGTCGCCTTCGTCGTCTCGGCGGCGGGATCGGCGCTCCTCTTCTTCTTGCCGCAGCTGATGTATCCGGCGGGTGGCGTCGACAGCGCCGATCGCTGGATGGCGCTGCTCGTCTTCGCGATCGCGGGGACCGACATCGCGCTCGCCGCTTGCGCCTATAAATTCGACGTCGGCGCGACGGTGCGCGCGCGCGCGATCGTCGAGCCCTGGGTGATCAGCGTCGCCGCCGCGGGTTTCTGGTTCGTTTCGGCGCGCGACGGGCTGATGCTGTCCTATGCCGCCGCGATGGTCGGCGCCTTTCTCACCGCGCTCGTTCCGATGATCCGCCATTATGGCGGCCCCGGCGTATGGCGCCCGCATCCGGCGCACCTGATCCTGCTCGCCCGGCGCAACGCCCCGCTCGCCGCCGCCGACGCGATCGAATGGGGCACGCGGCGGCTCGACCTCTTCATCCTCGGCCAGTTCACCTCGCCGACGATCTACGGCATCTATTATATGGCGCAGCAGGTCGCCTCGCTGCCGCAAAAGCTGAAGACCAGCTTCGAGCCGATCCTGGGTCCGGTGATCACGCGCAACCTTGCCGAAAAGCGGCTTGGCGCCGTGGCGGCACAGGTCAGCCAGGTCGGTTTCTGGATCATCGCGGCGCAGGCGGGCGTCGCGCTCGCGCTCGGTATTCCGGGCGAGGCGGTGATGGGCCTCGTCGGCCCCGAATTCGTCAGCGGCACCGCCGCGCTCGCCTTCCTGCTCGCCGCCGAAGTCGTCGCCGCAACCGCCGTCGTCAGCGAAGCGGCACTTGTCTATGTCGCGCGCCACCGCAACCTGCTGATCAGCATGGCGACACTCGCGCTCCAGGCGGTCCTCAGCGTCGCGCTGATCCTGATCGCGCAATCGATGGGCTTGCCGACGATCTATTACGCCGCCGCAGTCGCGCTCGCGCTGCTGCTCGCGCTCGGTTTCGCCTCGCTCGTCAAGGCACGGCTACTCGCGCATATCCTCGGCGCCCCGGTGAACAGCCTGCGCTGGGCGCTCGTCTGGGCGACGGCGGGCGCCGCGGTGCTCGGCTGGGGCGCGACGCAGCTGCCCGAATGGGCCGAGCTCTTGATCGGCGTGCCCTTCATCCTCGGCATCTATGGCTGGCTGATCTGGACGCGCGGTTTCGGGCCCGCCGACCGCGAATTGTTCCGGAGGCACCCCGATCCGGCGGCTGCGAACTGA
- a CDS encoding TonB-dependent receptor, giving the protein MIAFAPPALAQEEGVTDAGDNEIIVTARRRDERLIDVPVAITAYSGEALEKAGAIDITDIGATTPNTTLEVSRGSNSTLSAFIRGVGQQDPVSGFEQGVGIYLDDVYLNRPQAAVLDIYDVERIEILRGPQGTLYGRNTIGGAVKYVTKPLPEEFSLKIKGTLGTYDQADLVVTASAPIGDLVRVGGSVARLSRGGFGDNLTTGTENYNKDVWAGRGTVELGGYDAPVLIRITGDYSKDKSDPRGGHRLIPSLATGAPVLDDVFDSRGGLNDPKQDIEAYGLAMNVTAELSDTVTLRSISAWRKDKSATPIDFDALPAVDVDVPGFYFNEQISQEFQLLYEGDRLKGLLGFYYLDATADTLFDVRIFNTFAGLTAFTEADVDTTTFALFGDATFDFTDRLSLSIGGRYTWDKREASILRQNYLGGGSPVFGGAGVPFGAPGTDFEGSRSFEKFTPRASLSFKPTPDHTLYASYSQGFKGGGFDPRGVGVNAPATTPGMPSDDEVAAFLSFRPEQVDSYEIGYKGSLLDGALNVALAGFYADYTDVQIPGSVACTVQGLPSFCGVVSNAGKATFKGIEFEGRARLGEDIAAVGDRLTLSTALGYIDAEYREYITNIGGVPTDVADFREVQNTPKWTASGTLAYSTPVGDGDLSFATTLSYRSKTYQFEIPNPYIDQKGFALWDASIVYTAPDDRWSLGVFGKNILDKEYKTSGYTFIVVDPVTGVPALGANGLPVSALGTEGTLTAFYGNPRQVFVTGTVKF; this is encoded by the coding sequence ATGATCGCCTTTGCCCCGCCCGCCCTTGCGCAGGAAGAGGGTGTCACCGACGCCGGCGATAACGAGATCATCGTGACGGCACGCCGCCGCGACGAGCGGCTGATCGACGTCCCCGTCGCGATCACCGCTTACTCGGGCGAAGCGCTCGAAAAGGCCGGCGCAATCGACATCACCGACATCGGCGCGACGACGCCCAACACGACACTCGAAGTGTCGCGCGGCTCGAACTCGACGCTGAGCGCCTTCATCCGCGGCGTCGGTCAGCAGGATCCGGTGTCGGGCTTCGAACAGGGCGTCGGCATCTATCTCGACGACGTCTATCTGAACCGGCCGCAGGCAGCGGTGCTCGACATCTACGACGTCGAGCGCATCGAAATCCTGCGCGGGCCGCAGGGCACGCTTTACGGCCGCAACACGATCGGCGGCGCGGTCAAATATGTGACCAAGCCGCTGCCGGAGGAATTCTCGCTCAAGATCAAGGGCACGCTCGGCACCTATGACCAGGCCGACCTCGTCGTCACCGCGAGCGCGCCGATCGGCGACCTCGTGCGCGTCGGCGGCTCGGTCGCGCGCCTGTCGCGCGGCGGTTTCGGCGACAATCTCACCACCGGCACCGAAAATTACAACAAGGACGTCTGGGCCGGCCGCGGCACCGTCGAGCTCGGCGGTTATGACGCCCCCGTGCTGATCCGTATCACCGGCGATTATTCGAAGGACAAGAGCGATCCGCGCGGCGGCCACCGCCTGATCCCCTCGCTCGCCACCGGCGCCCCCGTCCTTGACGACGTCTTCGATTCGCGCGGCGGTCTCAACGACCCGAAACAGGATATCGAGGCCTATGGCCTCGCGATGAACGTCACCGCCGAGCTCAGCGACACCGTGACGCTCCGCTCGATCAGCGCGTGGCGCAAGGACAAGTCGGCCACACCGATCGATTTCGACGCGCTGCCCGCGGTCGACGTCGATGTCCCCGGCTTCTACTTCAACGAGCAGATCAGCCAGGAATTCCAGCTGCTGTACGAAGGCGACCGGCTCAAGGGCCTGCTCGGCTTCTATTATCTCGATGCGACCGCCGATACGCTCTTCGACGTCCGCATCTTCAACACCTTCGCCGGGCTGACCGCCTTTACCGAAGCCGACGTCGATACCACGACCTTTGCCCTGTTCGGCGATGCGACCTTTGACTTCACCGACCGGCTCAGCCTGTCAATCGGCGGCCGCTATACCTGGGACAAGCGGGAGGCCTCGATCCTGCGGCAGAATTATCTCGGCGGCGGGTCGCCGGTATTCGGCGGCGCCGGCGTGCCCTTCGGCGCGCCGGGCACCGATTTCGAGGGTAGCCGCAGCTTTGAAAAATTCACGCCGCGCGCTTCGCTGTCGTTCAAGCCGACGCCCGACCACACGCTCTACGCAAGCTATTCGCAAGGCTTCAAGGGCGGCGGATTCGACCCGCGCGGCGTCGGCGTCAACGCGCCCGCCACAACCCCCGGCATGCCGTCCGATGACGAGGTTGCCGCCTTCCTGAGCTTCCGTCCCGAACAGGTCGACAGCTATGAAATCGGCTATAAAGGCAGCCTGCTCGACGGCGCGCTCAATGTCGCGCTCGCGGGCTTCTACGCCGATTATACCGACGTCCAGATCCCCGGCTCGGTCGCCTGCACGGTGCAAGGCCTGCCGAGCTTCTGCGGCGTCGTGTCCAACGCGGGCAAGGCGACCTTCAAGGGCATCGAGTTCGAAGGCCGCGCGCGGCTGGGCGAGGATATCGCCGCCGTCGGCGACCGGCTGACGCTGTCGACCGCGCTGGGCTATATCGACGCCGAATATAGGGAATATATCACCAATATCGGTGGGGTGCCGACCGATGTCGCCGATTTCCGCGAGGTGCAGAACACACCGAAATGGACCGCCAGCGGAACGCTCGCCTATTCGACCCCCGTCGGCGACGGCGACCTCAGCTTCGCGACGACGCTCTCCTATCGCAGCAAGACCTATCAGTTCGAAATTCCGAACCCCTATATCGACCAGAAGGGCTTTGCGCTGTGGGACGCGAGCATCGTTTACACCGCGCCCGACGACCGCTGGAGCCTGGGGGTGTTCGGCAAGAACATCCTCGACAAGGAGTATAAGACCTCCGGCTATACGTTCATCGTCGTCGACCCGGTCACCGGCGTCCCCGCGCTCGGCGCCAACGGCCTGCCGGTCTCGGCGCTCGGCACCGAGGGCACGCTGACCGCCTTCTACGGCAACCCGCGCCAGGTCTTCGTCACCGGAACGGTCAAATTCTGA
- a CDS encoding mitofilin family membrane protein encodes MAIDSFETSPTADGAVPAKGLSFRALVIGAFLLLLIGIVGGGWAVNRWLTGSNVPPPAKTVTAPGGTASPLLTDGTAKGAAAAAPLVVAPVDGANALAARVAELEQRLSRITLQAESASGNASRAEGLLVAFAVRRALDRGLSLGYLDAQLRLRFGDDQPNAVKTIIDTSRDPVTLERLRTELDAMAPQLVGRNGEGDGSLWTGLRRELGELFVVRAAGTKSPRASERLDRARRYLAAGQADQAIAEVEAMPGSDIASEWLMDARRYHEARRALDLIETAAILEPRDSPAAALARKTAEETP; translated from the coding sequence ATGGCAATCGACAGCTTCGAAACCTCCCCGACTGCGGACGGGGCGGTCCCGGCGAAGGGGCTATCGTTCCGCGCCCTCGTCATCGGGGCCTTCCTGCTGCTGCTGATCGGGATCGTCGGCGGCGGATGGGCGGTGAACCGCTGGCTGACCGGCAGCAATGTGCCGCCGCCCGCCAAGACGGTCACGGCACCGGGCGGCACTGCCAGCCCGTTGCTGACGGACGGGACGGCGAAGGGGGCCGCCGCGGCGGCCCCGCTGGTCGTGGCGCCGGTCGACGGTGCGAACGCGCTCGCGGCGCGCGTCGCCGAGCTCGAACAGCGACTGTCGCGGATCACGCTTCAGGCCGAATCGGCGTCGGGCAACGCCTCGCGCGCCGAAGGGCTGCTCGTCGCCTTCGCGGTGCGCCGCGCGCTCGATCGCGGGTTGTCGCTCGGCTATCTCGACGCGCAGCTGCGGCTACGCTTCGGCGACGACCAGCCGAACGCGGTCAAGACGATCATCGATACGTCGCGCGACCCGGTGACGCTCGAACGGCTTCGCACCGAACTCGACGCGATGGCACCGCAACTCGTCGGGCGGAACGGCGAAGGAGATGGCAGCCTGTGGACCGGGCTTCGTCGCGAACTGGGCGAATTGTTCGTCGTGCGTGCGGCCGGCACCAAGTCGCCGCGCGCGTCCGAACGGCTCGACCGCGCGCGGCGCTACCTCGCGGCGGGGCAGGCCGACCAGGCGATCGCCGAGGTCGAAGCGATGCCGGGGTCGGACATCGCGAGCGAATGGCTCATGGATGCACGGCGCTATCATGAGGCGCGGCGCGCGCTTGACCTGATCGAGACGGCGGCGATATTGGAGCCGCGCGACAGCCCGGCTGCCGCATTGGCCCGCAAAACGGCCGAAGAGACCCCTTAG
- a CDS encoding uroporphyrinogen-III synthase, with protein sequence MTGGLPLIVTRPEPGNAATVERATAMGFDVHATPLFAARPVEWRAPAAGDFDALLLTSAFAPRLAGAGIAGLSALPVYAVGAATARAAGAAGLTVAMTGTADAQRLLDAMTSANIRRILWLCGRERSEFDARGAAIVPLPCYAVDPVPPPAGWAELIAAPAVLLAHSPRAATRLASLVGAARAHLSLAAISPAVAAAAGEGWREVAVAERPDDVAILAQARALWHKGTK encoded by the coding sequence ATGACGGGCGGATTGCCGCTGATCGTCACTCGGCCCGAACCGGGAAATGCCGCAACGGTCGAGCGTGCAACGGCGATGGGGTTCGATGTCCATGCAACGCCGCTTTTCGCGGCGCGTCCGGTCGAGTGGCGCGCTCCGGCGGCCGGAGATTTCGATGCCCTGCTGCTGACCAGCGCCTTCGCCCCGCGGCTCGCCGGGGCGGGGATTGCCGGCCTTTCCGCCCTCCCCGTCTATGCGGTGGGCGCCGCGACCGCGCGCGCCGCCGGGGCGGCAGGCTTGACGGTGGCGATGACCGGAACGGCGGATGCGCAGCGCCTTCTTGATGCCATGACGTCAGCGAATATCCGCCGGATTCTGTGGCTTTGCGGCCGCGAACGGTCGGAATTCGACGCGCGCGGCGCGGCCATCGTGCCATTGCCCTGCTATGCCGTCGATCCCGTTCCGCCGCCGGCGGGATGGGCCGAACTGATCGCCGCGCCCGCAGTGCTGCTTGCGCACTCCCCGCGCGCGGCAACGCGCCTGGCGAGCCTCGTCGGCGCGGCGCGCGCACACCTGTCACTCGCCGCGATCAGCCCTGCTGTAGCGGCGGCGGCGGGGGAGGGGTGGCGCGAAGTCGCGGTAGCGGAACGGCCCGACGATGTCGCCATATTGGCACAGGCGCGTGCTTTGTGGCACAAGGGTACGAAATAG